A single genomic interval of Alteromonas sp. BL110 harbors:
- the lexA gene encoding transcriptional repressor LexA — MRPLTARQTEVLELIKTTMQETGMPPTRAEIARQLGFRSANAAEEHLKALARKGVIEILPGTSRGIKLNIPLEDNAPEEEGLPLIGRVAAGEPILAQEHVESHYKVDPALFQPQADFLLRVNGMSMKDIGILDGDLLAVHRTTDVHNGQVVVARVDEDVTVKRLEKRGREVLLHAENEEFSPIKVDLANEPFAIEGIAVGVIRNADWM, encoded by the coding sequence ATGCGCCCACTCACAGCTCGACAAACTGAAGTTTTAGAACTTATCAAAACAACCATGCAAGAAACGGGGATGCCGCCAACGCGTGCGGAAATTGCTCGTCAACTTGGTTTTCGTTCTGCCAACGCAGCAGAAGAACATTTGAAAGCCTTGGCGCGTAAAGGCGTAATCGAAATCCTGCCTGGTACCTCCCGTGGTATTAAGCTCAATATCCCTCTTGAGGATAATGCACCAGAAGAAGAAGGTTTGCCGCTCATCGGGCGCGTGGCTGCGGGTGAGCCAATTTTGGCGCAAGAGCATGTAGAATCCCACTACAAGGTCGATCCTGCTTTGTTTCAGCCTCAGGCCGACTTTTTACTTCGTGTGAATGGTATGAGTATGAAAGACATTGGTATTTTAGATGGCGACCTTCTTGCCGTGCATCGCACCACTGATGTTCACAACGGCCAGGTAGTTGTAGCGCGGGTGGATGAAGACGTTACGGTTAAGCGTTTAGAGAAACGCGGTCGTGAGGTCTTACTTCATGCCGAAAACGAAGAGTTTTCGCCAATTAAAGTAGACCTTGCCAATGAGCCTTTTGCGATAGAAGGTATTGCTGTGGGTGTTATAAGAAACGCCGACTGGATGTAA
- a CDS encoding sensor domain-containing diguanylate cyclase, with protein MDDQNRLKTIDDFLLSNEVPLDLDDLMVVLAGAYKVPIALIGIVGEFEETFKARYGTTLSKVSREHAFCSHVVEEREQVVVNNAHEDPRFKDNPLVTGEPHICFYAGTPIEINEQIIGAVCLIDTVPREIDAKHLEVLNRIGALVSQHISLSKEHEALKREHGLIEKSPIVLATWRNTTSLRLVHISQNSERVLGISAQDLLSGAVELGDVLTQEAESDFTFAMQAHIEGVETHSCRLQIATPTRTIWVSMISTASFREDGMLYSVQAFLFDTSDQKYVEDKLHKTNQRMRLLLEASELGTWDWNLAADVNQVNKRWCDIVGLEYEYYDTSSRFFRQLIHPADYVKVEKQLNEHITGESKVFNTTFRMKHTNGSWIWVETYGKTVEFDVAGKAIRVAGIHRDITQRMESELHEIKKTQLLQFINKTRASYLQNNDLTMACQTVLPELIDISDSQFAFIGQMKGEGDASKLFIHAISEIVWDSSSFTQYNEYKKRNLYFSSFDNLFGTTILTGEVTISNTSGSHPNSKGVPQGHPRISRFLGLPIKVKDRVVGMIGLANKFEPYTVEDAKFIQPLLDALAGLFYAVELEEARAVAEEKLRQLAMTDSLTGLYNRRAFIDECIAFSKQHFSACVAIVDIDYFKKVNDTYGHDAGDQALITVARKIAKQNNAPNVVARLGGEEFAIVRLGKNKQEINTQLEALRIAVEESVVTYKTDTIKLSISIGATFIDNTYGADFSALLSTADKCLYKAKEQGRNQVVWEEESQ; from the coding sequence GTGGATGATCAAAACCGATTAAAGACGATTGATGACTTTTTGCTCAGCAATGAGGTGCCGTTGGATCTTGACGACCTTATGGTTGTGCTAGCGGGGGCATATAAGGTGCCTATCGCGCTAATAGGAATAGTTGGTGAATTTGAAGAAACATTCAAAGCGCGATATGGAACTACACTTTCTAAAGTGAGCCGTGAGCATGCGTTTTGTAGTCATGTTGTGGAAGAACGCGAACAAGTTGTGGTTAACAATGCACATGAAGACCCCAGGTTTAAAGATAATCCACTAGTGACGGGTGAGCCGCACATCTGCTTTTATGCAGGAACTCCCATTGAAATCAATGAGCAGATTATTGGCGCGGTATGTCTAATCGATACTGTACCTCGTGAAATCGATGCTAAACATTTAGAAGTCCTAAACAGGATTGGCGCGCTTGTTAGCCAGCATATTTCTCTTTCTAAAGAGCATGAAGCACTTAAGCGTGAACATGGTTTAATTGAAAAGTCCCCTATAGTGTTGGCGACTTGGCGCAATACTACGTCACTACGGCTAGTTCATATTTCTCAAAACAGTGAGCGTGTATTGGGTATATCGGCACAAGACTTACTCAGCGGCGCTGTCGAGCTTGGCGATGTCCTAACTCAAGAAGCTGAAAGCGACTTTACTTTTGCTATGCAGGCGCACATAGAAGGTGTGGAAACCCATTCATGCCGCCTTCAAATAGCCACCCCTACGCGGACTATTTGGGTAAGTATGATTTCTACGGCGAGCTTTCGGGAGGACGGGATGCTGTATTCAGTGCAAGCCTTTCTTTTCGATACCAGCGATCAAAAATATGTTGAAGACAAACTGCACAAAACGAATCAACGCATGCGACTGCTATTGGAAGCCTCCGAGTTGGGAACATGGGATTGGAATTTGGCCGCTGATGTAAACCAAGTCAACAAACGTTGGTGTGATATCGTCGGTCTTGAATATGAGTACTATGACACCAGCTCTCGCTTTTTCAGGCAGTTAATTCACCCTGCGGACTATGTAAAAGTAGAAAAGCAATTAAACGAACACATTACAGGTGAGAGCAAGGTTTTCAATACCACTTTTCGCATGAAACATACTAACGGCTCGTGGATTTGGGTTGAAACCTACGGGAAAACTGTCGAATTTGACGTCGCGGGTAAGGCTATTCGCGTTGCTGGCATTCATCGCGACATTACGCAGAGAATGGAAAGTGAACTTCATGAGATAAAGAAAACCCAGCTACTTCAGTTTATCAATAAGACCCGTGCCTCTTACCTTCAGAACAACGATTTAACCATGGCCTGCCAAACAGTATTGCCTGAGCTTATTGATATTTCAGATAGTCAGTTTGCTTTCATAGGGCAAATGAAAGGCGAAGGTGATGCCTCGAAGCTGTTTATTCATGCCATTTCTGAAATAGTGTGGGACAGCAGCAGCTTTACGCAATACAACGAGTATAAAAAGCGAAACTTGTATTTCAGTAGCTTTGATAATCTTTTCGGTACCACAATATTAACCGGAGAGGTAACGATAAGTAATACCTCAGGGAGTCATCCAAACTCAAAAGGGGTGCCACAGGGACATCCTCGTATTAGTCGATTTTTAGGGCTGCCTATAAAGGTCAAAGATAGAGTGGTGGGCATGATTGGCTTAGCCAATAAATTTGAGCCCTACACGGTGGAAGATGCGAAATTTATACAGCCTTTATTAGATGCATTAGCAGGTCTTTTCTATGCGGTAGAATTAGAAGAAGCTCGTGCTGTTGCAGAAGAAAAGCTTCGACAACTAGCTATGACTGACTCATTGACTGGCTTATATAACCGTAGAGCATTTATTGATGAATGCATCGCATTTTCAAAACAGCATTTTAGCGCATGCGTTGCTATTGTTGATATTGATTACTTTAAGAAGGTAAACGACACCTATGGACATGATGCGGGTGACCAAGCGCTTATTACAGTTGCAAGGAAAATAGCTAAACAAAACAACGCACCCAATGTGGTGGCCAGGCTTGGAGGTGAAGAGTTTGCTATCGTGAGGTTGGGTAAAAATAAGCAAGAAATTAACACACAGCTAGAAGCGCTTCGTATAGCTGTTGAAGAAAGCGTTGTTACCTACAAAACCGACACAATTAAGCTTTCAATTAGTATTGGTGCAACCTTTATAGATAACACCTATGGCGCAGATTTTAGCGCGCTTTTATCGACGGCAGACAAATGCCTTTACAAAGCGAAAGAGCAAGGCCGAAATCAAGTAGTATGGGAGGAGGAGTCACAATAA
- a CDS encoding COX15/CtaA family protein: protein MKKLTLFSIFLAAVVIILGAYTRLTDAGLGCPDWPGCYGNLTVPLSEEKVAQANAAYPDRPVEAFKAWNEMIHRYFAGTLGLCVLAIAVIALRQRDKGTPVKLPLLLLGLIIFQAALGMWTVTLNLLPVVVMGHLLGGFSVISCLFILYLRLRNSAGDAPKTKQAPIASAMHDQDITDLPQAKIFQRNLKLFAFVGLGVLVTQIALGGWTSANYAALACTEMPICESGWQDRIDIAGAFSVPDADNYEFGAHDYGERVTMHIVHRFGAVVTFLYLLALGINVLVSRYATNKQKFVSAFMLVALCTQVALGLSNIVFMLPLAVAVMHNAVAAVLLLSLLNLIFTVFRILENDQVFGLEKQSKAPFSVPEPLQGAYRKQQAFRNQQARNTSLHESEYASLRGSYQDPLSGSTSSHILPKAPGGFHG from the coding sequence ATGAAAAAGTTAACCCTATTCAGTATATTTTTAGCGGCTGTTGTTATCATTTTAGGTGCCTATACCCGTTTGACCGATGCCGGGTTAGGCTGCCCCGATTGGCCTGGGTGCTACGGTAATTTAACTGTGCCTTTAAGTGAAGAAAAGGTGGCACAAGCCAATGCCGCCTATCCTGATCGTCCAGTTGAAGCATTTAAGGCGTGGAATGAAATGATTCACCGCTACTTTGCAGGAACATTAGGACTATGTGTGTTGGCTATCGCGGTTATCGCCCTTCGGCAGCGCGATAAGGGTACGCCTGTTAAACTGCCGCTTTTACTTTTGGGGCTCATAATATTTCAAGCAGCCCTTGGTATGTGGACAGTGACACTCAACCTGCTTCCCGTTGTTGTAATGGGGCATTTGTTAGGAGGCTTCTCCGTAATATCCTGCCTATTTATTCTCTATCTTCGCTTGCGCAATTCCGCAGGCGATGCACCGAAAACTAAACAAGCGCCCATAGCGTCAGCTATGCATGATCAGGATATTACCGACCTACCTCAAGCCAAAATCTTTCAGCGAAACCTTAAACTTTTCGCCTTTGTTGGACTCGGCGTACTTGTTACACAGATTGCACTGGGAGGATGGACTTCTGCCAATTATGCTGCGTTAGCCTGCACGGAAATGCCGATTTGTGAAAGCGGATGGCAGGACAGAATCGATATTGCAGGTGCATTCAGCGTACCTGACGCAGACAACTATGAATTTGGCGCTCACGATTACGGCGAGCGGGTCACTATGCATATCGTTCACAGGTTTGGCGCAGTGGTTACGTTTTTATACTTGTTAGCACTTGGTATAAACGTGTTAGTTAGCCGTTACGCTACAAATAAACAAAAGTTTGTGAGCGCATTTATGTTGGTAGCGCTGTGTACTCAAGTGGCTTTGGGGCTTAGTAACATTGTATTTATGCTGCCTTTGGCTGTCGCCGTCATGCATAACGCGGTTGCAGCGGTATTGCTCCTATCCTTGCTAAACCTTATTTTTACCGTTTTCCGAATTCTGGAAAACGATCAGGTTTTCGGTTTAGAAAAGCAAAGTAAAGCGCCATTCTCGGTGCCTGAACCGCTGCAAGGCGCCTATAGAAAACAGCAGGCTTTTAGAAACCAGCAAGCTCGTAATACTTCATTACACGAATCTGAATACGCATCTTTACGCGGCTCTTATCAAGATCCTTTGAGCGGGTCTACGTCCTCGCACATTCTCCCTAAAGCTCCAGGAGGTTTCCATGGCTAA
- the cyoE gene encoding heme o synthase — protein sequence MAKSVSLHARTSRQHTIVTWRDYYEMTKPNVVMLLLLTALVGMCLATPTWVNATVLICGLLGIGMLSASAAVINHVVDHKIDSVMARTFNRPVAKGKVSVNNALWFAGILGVVGFVVLALFVNMITAWLTLASLVGYAFIYTMYLKRATPQNIVIGGLAGAAPPLLGWTAVTGEIHAHALLLVLIIFTWTPPHFWALAIHREKDYAKAKVPMLPVTHGVSFTKTSVLLYTVLLGLVCLLPYLTGMSDLIYLIGSSVLNIGFLYYALKLKFDAQPQTAMKTFRFSIIHLMVLFVVLLLDHYIPLSL from the coding sequence ATGGCTAAATCGGTCTCTTTACATGCACGTACTTCCCGCCAACACACTATAGTAACGTGGCGCGACTATTACGAAATGACTAAGCCAAACGTGGTTATGCTGCTGTTGTTAACTGCGCTGGTGGGAATGTGTTTAGCTACGCCTACATGGGTAAATGCAACAGTACTCATCTGCGGCTTATTAGGTATTGGTATGTTATCGGCCTCTGCAGCAGTCATTAATCACGTTGTCGACCATAAAATAGACAGCGTGATGGCGCGCACATTTAACCGGCCTGTGGCGAAAGGCAAAGTCAGTGTAAACAACGCGCTGTGGTTTGCTGGTATCTTAGGTGTGGTAGGGTTCGTGGTGTTGGCCTTATTTGTAAATATGATAACCGCGTGGCTGACCCTAGCGAGCTTAGTAGGCTACGCGTTCATCTATACCATGTATTTAAAACGCGCTACGCCTCAAAATATTGTAATCGGTGGTTTGGCGGGTGCTGCGCCGCCACTTTTAGGTTGGACGGCAGTAACCGGGGAAATACATGCCCATGCACTACTTTTGGTACTGATTATCTTTACTTGGACCCCTCCGCATTTTTGGGCCCTCGCCATTCATAGAGAAAAAGACTATGCCAAAGCGAAGGTGCCTATGCTGCCGGTAACACATGGTGTTTCATTTACGAAAACTTCAGTATTGTTATATACAGTGTTACTAGGGCTTGTGTGCTTGCTGCCCTACCTTACAGGTATGAGCGACCTCATTTATTTAATTGGTTCAAGCGTGCTTAATATTGGTTTTTTATATTATGCATTAAAGCTAAAATTTGATGCACAGCCTCAAACGGCAATGAAAACTTTTAGGTTTTCTATTATTCATCTCATGGTATTGTTTGTAGTATTACTCTTAGATCATTACATTCCATTGAGTTTATGA
- the ctaD gene encoding cytochrome c oxidase subunit I, with the protein MSKATEVISPDTSATHIGQVNGGHSQGDHLHDDHEHHDHIPKGITRWLFTTNHKDIGTLYLWFAFIMFLVGGAMAMVIRAELFQPGLQIVEPNFFNQMTTVHGLIMVFGAVMPAFTGLANWLIPMMIGAPDMALPRMNNWSFWILPGAFLILLSSLFMEGGGPAFGWTFYAPLSTTYSGDSTALFVFSVHIMGISSIMGAINVIVTIFNMRAPGMTWMKMPLFVWTWLITAFLLIAVMPVLAGAVTMVLTDKFFGTSFFDAAGGGDPVMFQHIFWFFGHPEVYIMILPAFGIISQIVPTFSRKQLFGYASMVYATASIALLSFVVWAHHMFTTGMPVYMEMFFMFATMLISVPTGVKVFNWVATMWRGSLSFEMPMMFAIAFIVLFTIGGLSGLMLAITPVDFQYHDTYFVVAHFHYVLVTGAVFSIIAAVYYWLPKWTGKMYDTTLAKWHFWCSLVSVNVLFFPMHFVGLAGMPRRIPDYALQFADFNKWISLGGFAFGLSQLIFLALLIKACKKQGEAVSAQVWDGAEGLEWEIPSPAPYHTFETPPVVK; encoded by the coding sequence ATGAGCAAAGCAACTGAAGTTATTTCGCCAGATACCTCTGCGACTCACATTGGTCAAGTAAATGGTGGTCACTCACAGGGCGATCATCTACATGATGATCATGAACACCACGACCATATTCCTAAAGGAATAACGCGCTGGCTGTTTACCACTAACCATAAAGACATAGGCACACTCTATCTGTGGTTTGCCTTTATTATGTTTTTAGTTGGTGGCGCGATGGCCATGGTGATCCGTGCTGAACTGTTTCAACCCGGTTTACAAATTGTTGAGCCAAACTTTTTTAATCAAATGACCACGGTACACGGACTCATCATGGTATTTGGTGCTGTTATGCCTGCTTTTACTGGGCTCGCGAACTGGCTTATTCCAATGATGATCGGCGCCCCAGATATGGCGTTACCGCGCATGAATAACTGGAGCTTCTGGATTCTACCTGGCGCCTTTTTGATTCTGCTTAGCTCGCTATTTATGGAAGGTGGCGGCCCTGCCTTCGGTTGGACATTCTACGCGCCGCTCTCAACGACCTATAGTGGAGATTCAACGGCCCTTTTCGTGTTCTCTGTTCACATTATGGGTATTTCATCCATTATGGGCGCGATTAACGTGATAGTGACTATTTTCAATATGCGTGCACCGGGCATGACCTGGATGAAAATGCCACTATTTGTGTGGACGTGGCTTATCACTGCATTTCTGCTTATTGCGGTAATGCCGGTGCTCGCCGGTGCGGTGACCATGGTATTAACGGACAAGTTCTTCGGAACCAGCTTCTTTGATGCTGCAGGTGGCGGCGACCCGGTTATGTTCCAGCATATTTTCTGGTTCTTCGGGCACCCTGAAGTGTACATTATGATTTTGCCTGCTTTTGGCATTATCTCGCAAATTGTTCCTACCTTTTCCAGAAAGCAACTCTTTGGCTATGCGTCTATGGTTTACGCCACAGCGTCTATCGCGCTGCTTTCTTTTGTGGTGTGGGCTCACCATATGTTTACCACGGGCATGCCGGTATACATGGAAATGTTTTTTATGTTTGCCACCATGCTTATCTCGGTACCTACTGGTGTGAAAGTGTTTAACTGGGTAGCAACCATGTGGCGCGGTTCACTAAGCTTTGAAATGCCAATGATGTTCGCTATTGCCTTTATTGTGCTGTTCACCATTGGTGGGTTGTCAGGGCTAATGCTGGCGATAACACCTGTGGACTTCCAGTACCACGACACGTATTTCGTTGTGGCTCATTTCCACTATGTTCTAGTAACAGGCGCAGTCTTTTCTATTATAGCAGCCGTGTATTACTGGCTGCCTAAATGGACAGGCAAAATGTACGACACCACTTTAGCTAAATGGCATTTCTGGTGCTCTTTAGTATCGGTAAATGTCTTGTTCTTCCCTATGCACTTTGTTGGTTTGGCAGGTATGCCACGTCGTATTCCTGACTATGCATTACAGTTTGCTGATTTCAATAAATGGATAAGCTTAGGTGGTTTCGCTTTCGGTTTATCTCAGCTTATCTTCCTTGCTCTGCTTATAAAAGCGTGCAAAAAGCAGGGTGAAGCGGTATCGGCGCAAGTTTGGGATGGCGCAGAAGGGTTGGAATGGGAAATTCCATCACCTGCTCCTTATCACACGTTTGAAACACCGCCTGTCGTGAAGTAA
- the coxB gene encoding cytochrome c oxidase subunit II → MKQLTTVFAKWCSTIPFLLFSPLLLAQEVSEEASSLNLRRGATDISGQVYDLHMLMFFICVGIAVVVFGVMFASMYLHRKSRGAKPANFHENVKVEIAWTVIPFLILIFMAVPAANTLIAMEDTSEPDMTVLVTGSQWKWHYKYMDSDVEFYSLLATQREQIENKFQKTDNYLLEVDRPLVIPTGKKVRFLITSDDVIHSWWVPDFAVKKDANPGFINESWAKVNEPGVYRGQCAELCGKDHGYMPVVVIAKEPAEFDKWMGEQEEIVRKAKEEEQRLLSMNMSMDELMKEGERVYNATCAACHMPNGEGLPGVFPALKGSKMALEDQQGHIDIVLHGKAGTAMQAFSKMLSLKEIAAVVTYERNAWGNNTGDMVQAKDVNAVANGN, encoded by the coding sequence GTGAAACAACTAACGACCGTTTTCGCAAAATGGTGTTCAACAATACCGTTTTTGCTTTTTTCCCCGTTGCTTCTTGCGCAAGAAGTTAGTGAAGAAGCCTCTTCACTTAATCTAAGACGCGGTGCTACCGACATCAGCGGGCAGGTTTATGACCTGCATATGCTGATGTTCTTTATTTGTGTAGGGATCGCGGTCGTCGTGTTTGGGGTTATGTTTGCGTCAATGTATCTGCATCGGAAGTCTCGCGGCGCTAAGCCTGCCAATTTTCATGAGAATGTGAAGGTTGAAATAGCGTGGACCGTTATCCCTTTTCTTATTCTTATCTTTATGGCTGTGCCTGCAGCGAACACGCTTATTGCAATGGAAGACACGTCTGAGCCTGACATGACAGTGTTAGTCACAGGCTCTCAGTGGAAGTGGCACTACAAGTACATGGATAGCGACGTCGAATTTTACTCTCTGCTAGCTACTCAGCGCGAGCAAATAGAAAATAAGTTTCAGAAAACCGACAACTACTTACTAGAAGTTGACCGCCCGTTAGTTATTCCAACTGGTAAGAAAGTACGTTTTCTCATTACTTCAGATGACGTTATTCATTCGTGGTGGGTTCCTGACTTTGCCGTGAAAAAAGATGCCAACCCAGGCTTTATTAATGAGTCTTGGGCCAAGGTCAATGAACCTGGCGTTTATCGCGGTCAATGCGCAGAGCTATGTGGTAAAGACCATGGCTACATGCCAGTAGTGGTTATCGCTAAAGAGCCCGCTGAGTTTGATAAATGGATGGGCGAACAAGAAGAAATTGTGCGTAAAGCGAAAGAAGAAGAGCAGCGCCTACTTTCAATGAATATGTCGATGGATGAATTAATGAAAGAAGGCGAGCGCGTTTACAACGCCACGTGTGCAGCGTGCCATATGCCAAATGGTGAGGGGCTACCGGGCGTATTCCCAGCACTTAAAGGTAGCAAGATGGCGTTAGAAGATCAGCAAGGTCACATCGACATTGTCCTACATGGTAAGGCGGGTACAGCTATGCAGGCGTTTAGCAAAATGCTGAGCCTTAAAGAAATTGCTGCGGTTGTCACTTACGAGCGCAATGCGTGGGGCAATAACACTGGCGATATGGTTCAAGCCAAAGACGTTAATGCAGTGGCAAACGGAAACTAG
- a CDS encoding DUF2909 domain-containing protein codes for MLIKIVLVALVLYMIVNLFMAMRIMIKNDTSKGPMSKYIGRRVLTSAIIVVIILIAIGTGLITPNPRPY; via the coding sequence ATGTTGATAAAAATAGTCCTTGTTGCTTTGGTACTGTACATGATTGTTAATCTGTTCATGGCGATGCGCATTATGATAAAAAACGACACATCTAAGGGGCCAATGAGCAAATATATTGGTCGACGTGTGCTCACTTCTGCCATCATCGTCGTTATCATTCTTATAGCTATTGGTACTGGTTTAATTACCCCAAACCCAAGACCTTATTAA
- a CDS encoding cytochrome c oxidase subunit 3, which translates to MQTEVQNHEYQKYYVPAQSPWPIVGAVALFLIAVGAGNYVVQATKGETGYGGHILLAGIAVLLVMLVGWFKNQIDESMAGLYSDQLGRSYRQGMSWFIFSEVMFFAAFFGALYYARFISVPWLGGASNNAMTNEVLWPTFEAMWPLVSTPGGITTQEMSAAGLPTINTIILLISSITLHFAHVGLEQNKRKQLTLMLGITILLGCGFLFLQVEEYIHAYRDLGLTLQSGIYGNTFFMLTGFHGMHVTLGTIILIVLFFRVLKGHFTPENHFAFQAGSWYWHFVDVVWVMLYIFVYVL; encoded by the coding sequence ATGCAAACCGAAGTACAGAATCACGAATACCAAAAATACTATGTACCCGCACAAAGCCCATGGCCCATTGTTGGGGCCGTTGCTCTATTTCTTATCGCCGTAGGTGCGGGCAATTATGTGGTGCAGGCGACCAAAGGCGAAACCGGCTATGGCGGTCATATCCTTTTAGCGGGGATAGCCGTGTTGCTGGTTATGCTAGTGGGCTGGTTTAAAAACCAAATTGATGAGTCTATGGCTGGGCTTTACAGCGACCAGCTAGGCCGCTCGTACCGCCAAGGGATGAGCTGGTTTATTTTCTCTGAAGTAATGTTTTTCGCTGCGTTTTTCGGTGCGCTCTACTACGCACGGTTTATCTCGGTTCCATGGCTTGGTGGTGCATCGAATAACGCTATGACCAATGAAGTCTTGTGGCCGACGTTTGAGGCCATGTGGCCGCTGGTATCAACGCCAGGCGGCATTACTACGCAAGAAATGAGCGCTGCTGGGCTACCGACTATTAATACAATTATCCTGCTCATTTCATCTATTACTTTGCACTTCGCCCATGTGGGTCTAGAGCAAAACAAACGCAAGCAGTTAACGCTAATGCTAGGCATTACCATTTTACTCGGGTGTGGGTTCCTGTTTTTGCAAGTGGAAGAATATATACATGCTTATCGCGATCTAGGGCTTACGCTTCAGTCAGGCATTTACGGCAACACCTTCTTTATGCTGACCGGGTTTCACGGCATGCACGTGACTCTTGGTACCATCATTTTAATTGTACTGTTTTTTAGAGTATTAAAAGGTCACTTTACGCCAGAAAACCACTTCGCCTTCCAGGCGGGAAGCTGGTATTGGCACTTTGTAGATGTGGTGTGGGTCATGCTCTACATCTTTGTTTACGTGCTCTAA
- a CDS encoding cytochrome c oxidase assembly protein, whose amino-acid sequence MSQQSANNKMVIKLVAIVIGMFGFGFALVPLYDVFCDVAGINGKTENTAAVYQSVEIDESREVTVEFITRTNTGMPWEFRAETKRVKVHPGELNTVSFYVRNPASNNIVAQAIPSVSPGTAALYLNKTECFCFNQQPLDAGSEAYMPMQFYVDPQLPEDITFFTLQYTLYDVTARASDLTTTPNPFMASTPSTGE is encoded by the coding sequence ATGTCACAGCAAAGTGCAAATAACAAGATGGTTATCAAGCTTGTTGCTATTGTCATTGGCATGTTTGGCTTTGGCTTTGCCTTGGTTCCCTTGTATGACGTATTTTGTGACGTAGCGGGAATTAATGGCAAAACCGAGAACACGGCAGCAGTTTACCAATCAGTTGAGATTGATGAATCGCGAGAAGTGACCGTAGAGTTTATTACTCGCACAAATACCGGTATGCCATGGGAGTTTCGCGCCGAAACTAAGCGTGTGAAAGTGCACCCCGGCGAGCTAAACACGGTATCGTTTTATGTGAGAAATCCTGCATCAAATAATATCGTTGCTCAAGCCATACCCTCTGTATCCCCCGGCACAGCAGCGCTCTATCTGAATAAAACGGAATGCTTCTGCTTCAATCAGCAGCCACTTGATGCGGGGAGTGAGGCCTATATGCCTATGCAGTTCTACGTCGACCCGCAGCTTCCTGAAGATATAACCTTTTTTACCTTGCAGTACACACTCTATGACGTCACAGCGCGAGCCAGTGACCTAACGACAACACCGAATCCCTTTATGGCTTCAACACCATCAACTGGCGAATAA
- a CDS encoding SURF1 family protein — protein sequence MLFRTRHVIPWLLTGFSVAIMCGLGYWQLDRMVQKQQRLASIAQKQSNGTLSLEEALNHTDPRDITVSFSGSLDANHLLLLDNQIYNQRVGFDVIAPVYTNAGWLLVNFGWVPAPDLTRTLPDISFTSEIRDFTGVISVPGNNPLIKETNMALAQSPALIQHIELPELSDALDRNFLPFILQLTTPDPAFIREHQAVVMSPEKHLGYAVQWFGLAIAAAAIGGFAINKKGRSYE from the coding sequence ATGCTTTTTCGCACTCGCCACGTTATTCCTTGGTTACTCACGGGTTTTAGTGTGGCGATTATGTGCGGGTTAGGTTACTGGCAACTTGATCGCATGGTCCAAAAGCAACAACGTTTAGCTAGCATAGCGCAAAAGCAAAGTAATGGAACCTTGAGTTTAGAAGAGGCACTGAACCACACAGATCCAAGAGATATCACCGTTTCTTTCAGTGGTTCCTTAGATGCAAATCACCTATTGCTTTTAGACAACCAGATTTACAATCAACGGGTAGGGTTTGACGTGATAGCGCCGGTATATACCAATGCCGGATGGCTTTTAGTGAACTTTGGCTGGGTGCCCGCACCAGATTTAACTCGCACCTTGCCGGATATAAGCTTTACGAGCGAAATTCGCGATTTTACCGGTGTCATCAGTGTGCCGGGTAATAACCCTTTAATTAAAGAAACCAACATGGCCTTGGCGCAAAGCCCCGCGCTTATACAACACATCGAATTACCCGAATTAAGCGATGCCTTAGATCGAAATTTTTTACCTTTTATTCTTCAACTTACTACGCCAGATCCTGCGTTTATTCGCGAACATCAGGCCGTTGTAATGTCTCCCGAAAAGCACCTGGGTTATGCCGTTCAGTGGTTCGGTTTAGCCATTGCCGCTGCGGCCATAGGTGGTTTTGCAATAAATAAGAAAGGACGTAGTTATGAGTAA